A window from Trichocoleus desertorum ATA4-8-CV12 encodes these proteins:
- the serA gene encoding phosphoglycerate dehydrogenase, whose amino-acid sequence MSKVLVSDPIDQVGIDILSQVAQVDVKTGLPPEELIRIIPEYDALMIRSGTRVTQEIIEAGTQLKIIGRAGVGVDNVDVPAATRRGILVVNSPEGNTIAAAEHTLAMMLSLSRYIPDANQSIKSGQWDRKTYVGVEVYKKSLGIVGLGKIGAHVATVARAMGMKLLAYDPFVSTERAEQLGCRLVELDLLLREADYITLHLPKTPETTHLINAESLAKMKPTARIINCARGGIIDEDALVEAVKTGKIAGAAIDVFEAEPLGESSLRSAGKDLILTPHLGASTEEAQVNVAIDVAEQIRDVLLGLPARSAVNIPGLRPEVLEKLRPYLQLAETLGNLVAQLAGGRVESLNIRLQGEIASSDTQPIVIAALKGLLSHALQERVNYVNASIEAKERGIRVVETRDASVKDYTGSLVVSAKGSLGEHSVTGALLGGDEIRITNVDEFPVNVPPNRYMLFTLHRDMPGIIGKIGSLLGSFNVNIASMQVGRKIVRGDAVMVLSIDDPLPDGILAEILKVSGIRDAYTVTL is encoded by the coding sequence ATGTCAAAGGTTCTTGTCTCCGATCCCATCGACCAAGTTGGAATTGATATTCTCTCCCAGGTAGCCCAAGTTGATGTCAAAACTGGGTTACCCCCCGAAGAACTAATCCGGATTATCCCGGAGTACGATGCCTTAATGATCCGCTCTGGTACGCGGGTAACTCAAGAAATTATTGAGGCTGGCACGCAACTCAAGATTATTGGTCGCGCTGGTGTCGGCGTAGACAACGTGGACGTGCCTGCTGCCACCCGTCGTGGGATTTTGGTGGTCAACTCGCCCGAAGGCAACACGATCGCTGCGGCAGAACATACCCTGGCAATGATGCTGTCTCTGTCTCGCTACATCCCCGATGCCAACCAATCGATCAAGAGTGGTCAGTGGGATCGTAAGACCTATGTAGGCGTAGAAGTCTACAAGAAATCCTTGGGGATTGTGGGCTTAGGCAAAATTGGGGCGCACGTTGCCACCGTTGCTAGAGCAATGGGCATGAAACTGCTCGCTTATGATCCTTTCGTTTCTACCGAGCGGGCAGAACAGTTGGGTTGTCGTCTCGTAGAACTCGATCTGCTGTTGCGCGAAGCCGACTACATTACGCTGCATCTACCCAAAACCCCAGAAACGACTCATTTGATCAATGCAGAGTCGCTAGCGAAAATGAAGCCCACGGCTCGAATTATCAACTGTGCGCGTGGCGGCATCATTGATGAAGACGCTTTGGTGGAAGCTGTTAAAACTGGCAAAATTGCGGGTGCAGCCATAGACGTATTTGAAGCTGAGCCTCTGGGAGAATCGTCATTGCGATCGGCGGGCAAGGATCTGATCTTGACTCCTCACTTGGGCGCTTCTACTGAAGAAGCTCAGGTCAACGTCGCGATCGATGTGGCTGAGCAAATCCGCGATGTGCTTTTAGGTTTGCCTGCTCGTTCTGCGGTCAATATCCCTGGTTTGCGCCCCGAAGTGCTAGAGAAACTGCGTCCCTATTTACAACTAGCTGAAACCCTAGGCAATTTGGTGGCCCAGTTGGCGGGCGGTCGGGTGGAAAGCCTGAATATCCGCTTGCAAGGGGAGATCGCTAGCAGCGACACGCAACCCATTGTGATTGCGGCGCTGAAGGGTTTGCTCTCCCACGCTTTGCAAGAGCGAGTCAACTATGTCAACGCCAGCATTGAAGCCAAGGAGCGTGGCATTCGGGTGGTTGAAACCCGTGATGCGTCGGTGAAGGACTATACAGGCTCTCTGGTGGTCTCCGCTAAGGGCTCGTTGGGTGAGCATTCGGTGACGGGGGCATTGTTGGGTGGCGATGAAATTCGGATTACGAATGTAGATGAGTTTCCGGTCAACGTGCCACCAAACCGTTACATGCTGTTTACGCTGCACCGCGACATGCCAGGAATCATTGGCAAAATTGGCTCTCTCTTGGGCAGCTTTAATGTCAACATTGCCAGTATGCAGGTGGGCCGCAAGATTGTGCGCGGTGATGCGGTGATGGTACTGAGTATTGATGATCCACTACCAGATGGGATTTTGGCTGAGATCCTGAAGGTGTCGGGGATTCGGGATGCTTACACGGTGACGTTGTAG
- the prmA gene encoding 50S ribosomal protein L11 methyltransferase, which produces MAHSWWEIQVLCDPALDDLAFWRLEDFGCKGTSSEIRGHACLVKAYLPQEQAHLLDLAALALLLRQDALAVGMPVPAVQWEIIDEEDWSSSWKQHWQPQEIGDRFLIYPAWLPLPDESTLKDRLLLRLDPGVAFGTGAHPTTQLCLEALEMRMGPGATDVVVADIGCGSGILSVGAVLLGARKAYAVDIDPLAVRSVHENVELNQVDPNRLLVETGSLDRLIEMTQGPVDGFTCNILAEVILDMIPDMAALAKANTWGILSGILLDQVKPIADTLEQHDWIVATLWRRQDWCCLNIRRS; this is translated from the coding sequence TTGGCACATAGCTGGTGGGAAATTCAAGTTCTTTGTGATCCGGCGCTGGACGATTTAGCTTTTTGGCGGTTAGAAGACTTTGGCTGTAAAGGTACGTCTAGTGAAATTAGAGGTCATGCTTGCTTGGTGAAGGCTTATTTGCCTCAGGAGCAGGCTCACCTCTTGGACTTGGCGGCATTGGCTTTGCTGTTACGGCAAGATGCGCTGGCGGTGGGGATGCCTGTTCCGGCTGTGCAATGGGAAATCATTGATGAGGAGGATTGGTCTAGTAGCTGGAAGCAGCACTGGCAACCGCAGGAGATTGGCGATCGCTTCTTAATCTACCCCGCTTGGCTACCACTGCCTGATGAATCAACTCTCAAGGACCGTTTACTTCTTCGTTTAGATCCAGGGGTGGCGTTTGGGACGGGAGCGCACCCGACGACTCAGCTTTGCCTAGAAGCGCTAGAGATGCGGATGGGGCCAGGGGCGACAGATGTGGTTGTGGCGGATATTGGTTGTGGTTCTGGGATTCTCTCGGTTGGGGCAGTGCTTTTGGGGGCCCGGAAAGCTTATGCAGTTGACATTGATCCGCTAGCAGTTCGCTCTGTTCACGAAAATGTGGAGCTGAATCAAGTTGACCCTAATCGGTTGCTTGTTGAAACAGGCAGCCTCGATCGCTTGATTGAAATGACTCAGGGGCCAGTGGATGGCTTTACGTGCAATATTCTGGCTGAGGTCATTCTGGATATGATCCCTGATATGGCGGCTTTGGCTAAGGCGAATACGTGGGGGATTCTCAGCGGTATTTTGCTGGATCAGGTGAAACCGATCGCCGATACGCTAGAGCAGCATGATTGGATTGTGGCGACATTATGGCGGCGGCAAGATTGGTGTTGCCTGAATATTCGTCGTTCTTAG
- the gorA gene encoding glutathione-disulfide reductase, giving the protein MSFDYDLLIMGGGPAGLAASKRAAAYGARVAIAEQNTVGGTCVHRGCVPKKLMVYAADFPQLFQDAIGYGWQQVQPQFDWSKLMQAIHQELEHIQQSHQQALSKAGVEVLSGRAIFVDPHTLEVGDRRVTANKILIAVGGRPAKPNFPGAEHALTSREMFQLPQLPERIAIIGGGYIGVEFASLLRNLGSEVTLVDTAEQILSGFDSDLGHEVQAGLTQRGIRFCGNTTAKEITPEATGLCLQLAGDCTEALTVDTVLCAVGRTPNTKDLGLEQVDIATDPKGAIAVDEYSRTQQPHIFAVGDCTNRLALTPVAKMEAIAFVETEFGQQPQPVNYDCVPTAVFARPEAASVGLTETKAREQFGDAVRCESSHFSPLYISLTGRSEKSLVKLVLDSRSDRVLGAHMVGEAAAEIIQTLAIAIKMGATKQDFDQAIGIHPSSAEEFLTL; this is encoded by the coding sequence ATGAGCTTTGACTATGACCTGTTGATCATGGGAGGTGGGCCAGCTGGACTTGCGGCCTCAAAACGAGCGGCGGCTTATGGCGCGCGGGTGGCGATCGCGGAGCAAAACACGGTGGGAGGAACCTGCGTCCATCGGGGTTGTGTCCCTAAAAAGCTGATGGTCTATGCGGCTGATTTCCCCCAGTTGTTCCAAGATGCGATTGGGTACGGCTGGCAACAAGTCCAGCCTCAGTTCGATTGGTCAAAGCTGATGCAAGCGATTCACCAAGAACTGGAACACATCCAACAGTCGCACCAGCAAGCGCTATCTAAAGCAGGAGTAGAGGTACTTTCAGGGCGTGCCATTTTTGTAGATCCTCACACCCTGGAAGTGGGCGATCGCCGAGTCACGGCAAACAAAATTCTGATCGCGGTAGGGGGCAGACCTGCAAAACCCAACTTTCCGGGGGCAGAGCATGCCCTGACTTCACGCGAAATGTTTCAACTGCCCCAGCTACCTGAGCGGATCGCCATTATTGGGGGTGGCTATATTGGCGTAGAGTTTGCCAGTCTGCTGCGAAATTTAGGCTCAGAAGTCACCCTAGTGGATACAGCCGAGCAAATCTTATCTGGCTTCGACTCGGACCTGGGTCACGAAGTGCAAGCAGGGTTGACTCAGCGCGGCATCAGGTTTTGCGGGAATACCACAGCTAAGGAAATCACGCCGGAAGCAACAGGGCTGTGCCTACAACTGGCAGGCGACTGCACAGAAGCGCTAACAGTAGATACGGTGCTGTGTGCCGTGGGACGCACCCCGAATACAAAAGACTTGGGCTTAGAGCAAGTAGACATTGCCACTGACCCTAAAGGCGCGATCGCGGTGGATGAATATAGCCGCACTCAGCAACCTCATATCTTTGCTGTGGGGGATTGTACCAATCGCCTAGCCCTCACGCCCGTTGCCAAAATGGAAGCGATCGCCTTTGTGGAGACTGAATTTGGGCAGCAACCCCAGCCAGTCAACTATGATTGTGTTCCGACAGCCGTATTTGCTCGTCCAGAGGCGGCATCTGTGGGCTTAACTGAAACGAAAGCCCGTGAGCAATTTGGGGATGCTGTGCGCTGTGAGTCCAGCCACTTTTCACCCTTATATATCAGCTTGACGGGGCGATCGGAAAAAAGCTTAGTGAAATTAGTCCTAGATAGCCGCTCCGATCGCGTCTTAGGGGCGCATATGGTGGGTGAGGCCGCTGCTGAAATCATTCAAACTTTGGCGATCGCGATCAAAATGGGAGCGACCAAACAAGATTTTGACCAAGCGATCGGAATTCATCCCTCTAGCGCCGAAGAATTTCTCACCCTGTAA